In Spinacia oleracea cultivar Varoflay chromosome 5, BTI_SOV_V1, whole genome shotgun sequence, a single window of DNA contains:
- the LOC110790222 gene encoding alanine--glyoxylate aminotransferase 2 homolog 3, mitochondrial-like, which yields MVMRRALISAAKAGGGRRFIASQAAATAKVDVKSLENDVISPKMPAFDYSPPPYTGPSAAEILKKRKEFLSPSMFTFYNHPLNVVDGRMQYLYDDKGRRYLDAFGGIATVCCGHCHPDVVEAIVNQTQRLQHSTILYLNPAVADFAEALASKLPGDLKVVFFTNSGTEANELALMMARLYTGCQDIISLRNAYHGNAAGTMGATAQCNWKFNVTQSGVHHAMNPDPYRGLFGADGEMYAKDVQDIIQFGTSGHVAAFICEAIQGVGGIVELAPGYLSSVYDIVKNAGGLFIADEVQAGFARTGSHFWGFESHGVVPDIVTMAKGIGNGIPLGAVVTTPEIASVLTRRSYFNTFGGNPVCTSAGHAVLKVIEKEKLQENAHIVGTHLKNRLTALMDKYDVIGDVRGRGLMLGVELVTDREKKTPAKAETIHVMDQMKEMGVLVGKGGFYGNVFRITPPLCFTKEDADFLVDVMDSVMEKM from the exons ATGGTGATGAGGAGAGCACTGATCTCCGCCGCTAAGGCTGGTGGTGGACGACGTTTTATTGCTTCTCAGGCGGCAGCAACAGCGAAAGTTGACGTTAAATCGCTGGAAAATGACGTCATTTCACCAAAAATGCCAGCGTTTGATTACTCTCCACCGCCCTACACCGGGCCTTCCGCCGCAGAGATCCTCAAGAAGCGCAAGGAGTTTCTTAGCCCTTCTATGTTCACTTTCTATAATCACCCt CTGAACGTGGTAGATGGGAGGATGCAGTATTTGTATGATGACAAAGGTAGGAGATACTTGGATGCATTTGGGGGTATCGCTACCGTGTGTTGCGGTCATTGTCACCCCGATGTGGTTGAGGCCATTGTAAACCAAACGCAGCGTTTACAGCACTCTACAATTTTATACTTGAACCCTGCTGTTGCTGATTTTGCTGAGGCTTTGGCCTCCAAATTGCCCGGTGATCTCAAA GTTGTGTTCTTCACAAACTCTGGAACAGAAGCAAATGAGTTGGCCTTAATGATGGCAAGGCTGTACACTGGATGCCAGGACATTATCTCCTTGAGGAATGCTTACCATGGAAACGCAGCTGGAACTATGGGTGCAACTGCTCAGTGCAATTGGAAGTTCAATGTTACTCAG AGTGGAGTACACCATGCCATGAACCCTGACCCTTATAGAGGTCTGTTTGGAGCAGATGGAGAGATGTATGCAAAAGATGTTCAGGATATCATCCAATTTGGTACATCTGGTCATGTCGCAGCTTTCATATGTGAAGCCATTCAG GGAGTTGGTGGAATCGTAGAATTGGCCCCCGGGTACCTTTCTTCTGTGTATGACATTGTAAAGAATGCCGGAGGCCTTTTTATAGCTGATGAAGTTCAAGCTGGATTTGCTCGCACTGGAAGTCACTTTTGGGGGTTTGAGTCTCATGGAGTTGTCCCTGACATTGTGACCATGGCAAAG GGTATTGGGAATGGCATTCCCCTAGGTGCAGTAGTAACGACTCCTGAGATTGCAAGTGTCTTAACTCGTCGTAGTTATTTCAACACATTTGGTGGAAATCCTGTATGCACTTCTGCAGGACATGCTGTTCTCAAAGTGATTGAAAAGGAAAAGCTTCAGGAAAATGCTCATATTGTGGGTACTCATCTCAAAAACCGGCTCACTGCTCTAATGGACAAATATGATG TAATTGGTGATGTGAGGGGAAGAGGATTGATGTTGGGGGTAGAACTAGTTACAGACCGCGAAAAGAAAACTCCAGCAAAAGCTGAGACCATTCATGTGATGGACCAAATGAAAG AAATGGGAGTATTGGTCGGTAAAGGAGGATTTTATGGAAATGTATTCAGAATCACACCTCCCCTCTGTTTCACCAAGGAAGATGCTG ATTTCCTGGTGGACGTGATGGATTCTGTAATGGAAAAGATGTGA
- the LOC110784706 gene encoding uncharacterized protein — protein MHTRRTDSQNLIPIDLEIEATARKQGTKRRHNKKKEAMGGEAPAKFLWEYGIPDTTTGILSSIVRPAVTASHFELKLEFIQFISNDSFSGSPNDCPVSHIDSFLEKCDTMKINNISDDAIRLRLFSFSLRDKAKEWLRDEGAGSFDTWDKLVKAFLVKFLGQEKTARLRNELTTFRQTDDESLYESWRRFKRLQRQCPHHGIQEWFLIQTFYNGLTHEYRIYIDAASGGSITEKNPTEAKALIEKMAANDNYHPSSRNSVRKGGKYDLDALTILTSTVQTLSHKIDQFGAGSSSLVASCQICGVQGHTPIHCQLNTSRNTYHSSGNNNFHPFNTNFTQQSGFQQGSPISPPQPQTSKLNLDSILETLATSQVQQKEIMTKQFELQAKQNEHFEKSIQQLIAQNKVIETQLVQLSQQVIHLSKPRDPPKIQNEQCSAIFLKDDGASVERFVEKDGEVLGMIKEKGVREKVPIYVSPPPYEEPVPFPQRLTKGLLDKHFGRYSETLKKVYETIPFSDLLIQMPKFAKFLKEILANDRNCDKSKNVIVNELCSTLMHENLPPKLKDPGVFTIPCMINETYFDRALCDLGASVNLIPYSLYEKLGLKELKHSPISLQMADKTARFPKGIVEDVLVKVGEFSFLVDFVVMDMKEDFDIPLIFGRPFLATSQALIDVPKGQMIIKAQDNQVVFKIFDDPNFTFDGDTCMRIDATNPWVDKCVQNKNYFSKEDIPISSNGSDYQKKGVGADLVDSSLKELLGGRYNFRFHRGNFSSLDDPG, from the coding sequence ATGCACACTCGACGTACAGATTCACAAAATTTGATTCCTATTGATCTTGAAATCGAGGCTACTGCACGTAAGCAAGGGACTAAGCGGAGACATAATAAGAAGAAGGAAGCAATGGGTGGTGAAGCACCTGCCAAATTTCTTTGGGAATATGGTATACCGGACACAACCACCGGTATACTTTCTAGTATCGTTAGACCAGCCGTCACTGCATCACATTTTGAGCTGAAGCTCGAATTTATCCAATTCATATCAAATGATTCATTTTCAGGATCACCTAATGATTGCCCTGTAAGTCATATTGATAGCTTTTTGGAGAAGTGCGATACAATGAAAATCAACAATATAAGTGACGATGCTATTAGACTTcgccttttctctttctctctccgggATAAGGCAAAGGAGTGGTTGAGAGATGAAGGTGCAGGCTCATTCGATACATGGGATAAGCTAGTCAAGGCATTCTTAGTGAAGTTTTTAGGCCAAGAGAAAACTGCCAGGCTAAGAAATGAGCTAACCACCTTTCGTCAAACCGATGATGAGTCATTGTATGAATCTTGGAGAAGGTTTAAACGTTTACAAAGGCAGTGTCCTCATCATGGGATTCAGGAGTGGTTTTTGATTCAGACTTTCTACAATGGGCTGACACATGAATACCGAATCTACATTGATGCTGCATCAGGGGGTTCTATCACGGAAAAGAATCCAACTGAAGCTAAGGCATTGATTGAGAAGATGGCAGCCAATGATAACTATCATCCCAGTAGTCGGAACAGTGTTAGAAAGGGAGGTAAATATGATTTAGATGCTCTAACTATATTGACTAGTACTGTGCAGACTTTATCACATAAGATCGATCAATTTGGAGCTGGATCTTCATCATTGGTTGCCTCGTGTCAGATTTGTGGGGTGCAAGGACATACCCCAATTCACTGTCAGTTAAACACTTCAAGAAACACTTACCACTCTAGTGGAAATAATAACTTTCACCCATTCAACACCAATTTCACCCAACAATCTGGTTTTCAACAAGGGTCACCCATTAGTCCACCGCAACCTCAAACTTCTAAACTTAACCTTGATTCTATTTTGGAGACTCTTGCTACTTCTCAAGTTCAACAAAAAGAAATAATGACCAAGCAGTTTGAGTTACAAGCCAAGCAGAATGAGCACTTTGAAAAATCCATCCAACAACTCATTGCTCAAAATAAGGTGATAGAAACCCAACTTGTTCAACTTTCACAACAAGTGATTCATTTATCAAAACCTCGAGATCCaccaaaaattcaaaatgagcAATGTAGTGCGATCTTTCTTAAAGATGATGGAGCGAGTGTGGAAAGATTTGTTGAGAAAGATGGAGAAGTGCTTGGAATGATCAAGGAGAAGGGTGTGAGAGAAAAGGTTCCCATTTATGTTTCTCCACCCCCGTACGAGGAACCTGTGCCCTTTCCTCAAAGGTTGACTAAGGGTTTGCTAGATAAGCATTTTGGGAGATATTCTGAGACCCTTAAGAAGGTATATGAAACTATCCCTTTTTCTGACCTTTTGATTCAAATGCCTAAATTTGCTAAGtttttaaaagaaatattaGCCAATGATAGGAATTGTGATAAATCGAAAAATGTGATTGTTAATGAGTTGTGTTCCACCTTGATGCATGAGAACCTACCACCTAAACTGAAAGACCCTGGAGTTTTTACTATTCCCTGCATGATCAATGAAACATATTTCGATAGggccttatgtgatttaggtgctagtgtcAATTTAATACCTTATTCGCTATATGAGAAATTAGGTTTGAAAGAGCTTAAACATTCTCCTATATCTCTTCAAATGGCTGATAAGACTGCTAGATTCCCTAAGGGAATAGTTGAAGATGTGTTAGTCAAAGTTGGTGaattttcttttcttgttgACTTTGTTGTAATGGACAtgaaagaagactttgatattCCTTTGATCTTTGGTCGTCCATTTTTAGCTACAAGTCAAGCTTTAATAGATGTCCCAAAGGGACAAATGATAATTAAAGCTCAAGATAACCAAGTCGTATTTAAGATATTTGATGATCCGAATTTCACTTTTGATGGGGATACTTGTATGAGAATTGATGCTACTAATCCCTGGGTTGATAAGTGTGTACAGAATAAAAATTACTTTAGCAAAGAAGACATACCCATATCATCCAATGGGTCCGACTACCAGAAAAAAGGTGTTGGTGCTGATCTTGTTGACTCTAGTCTAAAAGAGTTATTGGGAGGCAGGTATAATTTCAGGTTTCATCGTGGAAATTTCTCTTCCCTAGACGATCCTGGTTGA